Proteins from one Niallia circulans genomic window:
- a CDS encoding DUF4870 domain-containing protein codes for MTYRKDVHQDERLFAMLIYVLSFFTAFIGPLVVYLIKSDSPFVKYHGKEYFNFLISYAIYGAISWLLIFVLIGFVLMPLVGIAAFVFTLIAAIRAYEGVEYRIPFIIRIIR; via the coding sequence ATGACTTACCGTAAAGATGTACACCAAGACGAAAGACTGTTTGCCATGCTTATTTATGTTTTAAGTTTTTTTACAGCATTTATCGGCCCATTAGTCGTTTATTTAATAAAAAGCGATTCACCATTTGTTAAGTATCACGGCAAAGAATATTTTAATTTCCTTATATCTTATGCTATATACGGAGCAATAAGCTGGTTGCTGATATTTGTGCTGATCGGATTTGTGTTAATGCCACTTGTTGGAATTGCTGCATTTGTATTTACGCTTATCGCTGCAATCAGAGCATACGAGGGTGTTGAATATCGAATTCCATTCATTATCCGTATTATAAGATAG
- the fabF gene encoding beta-ketoacyl-ACP synthase II produces the protein MKRVVVTGMGVISPLGNDVNQFWENLSSGKSGISKIEQFDVSDLKTKIAGSVTNLDAEGRWGTKEAKKLDRFAQFALAAAEEALIGSQLNLEKVDKERMGVYVGSGIGGLNTLIDNVNILQDRGPNRVSPNLVPMMISNAAAAQISIRLGALGPSLSPVTACSIGNTSIGEAFNAIRNDDADIMFAGGAEAAISRLSVASFANARALSSRNDEPVLASRPFDEGRDGFVMSEGSGILVLESLEHALSRNAPIICEVIGYGASSDAYHMVASHPEGIGAYTAMRNALRKASITTADVDVISAHATSTKVGDMSETLAIKKLFGADAHQIPVTANKSMLGHMLGAAGGVEAIALAKTLQHQLIPPTINLQNPDADCDLDYVANTAREKAMTIGLSNSFGFGGHNSAILLKKY, from the coding sequence ATGAAAAGAGTCGTTGTCACAGGAATGGGTGTCATCTCGCCACTTGGAAATGATGTGAATCAATTTTGGGAAAATCTCTCTAGTGGAAAATCGGGCATAAGTAAAATTGAACAATTTGATGTATCTGATTTAAAAACGAAAATTGCTGGAAGTGTTACGAATTTAGATGCTGAAGGAAGATGGGGCACGAAGGAAGCGAAAAAGCTGGATCGCTTCGCACAGTTTGCATTAGCGGCCGCTGAGGAAGCGTTAATCGGTTCACAATTGAACCTAGAAAAAGTCGATAAGGAAAGAATGGGCGTATATGTCGGGTCCGGAATCGGCGGCCTCAATACACTTATCGATAATGTAAATATATTACAGGACAGGGGTCCAAATAGGGTCAGTCCTAATTTAGTACCAATGATGATTTCAAATGCAGCTGCAGCGCAGATAAGTATCAGGCTTGGTGCCTTAGGTCCATCTCTTTCGCCTGTAACTGCTTGTTCGATTGGAAATACATCTATTGGAGAAGCATTTAATGCGATTCGAAACGATGATGCTGACATCATGTTTGCTGGTGGCGCAGAAGCCGCAATTTCACGATTATCTGTGGCTAGTTTTGCAAATGCTAGAGCATTATCATCAAGAAATGACGAACCTGTGCTTGCAAGTCGTCCCTTTGATGAAGGACGGGATGGATTTGTAATGAGTGAAGGTTCGGGAATATTAGTGCTAGAATCTTTAGAACATGCCTTAAGTCGCAATGCGCCCATTATTTGTGAAGTTATCGGCTATGGTGCAAGCTCAGATGCCTATCATATGGTTGCTTCTCATCCAGAGGGAATTGGCGCATATACAGCAATGAGAAATGCATTGCGAAAAGCAAGCATCACAACTGCTGATGTGGATGTAATCAGCGCACATGCAACGAGCACGAAGGTTGGCGACATGTCAGAAACACTCGCAATCAAGAAGCTGTTTGGTGCAGATGCCCATCAAATTCCTGTAACTGCGAATAAATCAATGCTTGGACATATGCTTGGTGCAGCAGGTGGCGTAGAAGCAATCGCCCTCGCCAAAACACTACAGCACCAGCTTATTCCCCCAACCATCAATTTGCAAAACCCAGACGCAGATTGTGACTTGGATTATGTTGCAAATACAGCTAGAGAAAAAGCAATGACCATCGGCCTATCCAATTCATTCGGATTCGGCGGCCACAATTCAGCAATATTGCTTAAAAAATATTAA
- a CDS encoding YdcF family protein — MKKVKFAILTTAVLLIACTSFYYVKMKRTSAITPPDGIPYIIILGAKVDGETLSKVLKNRADAALSYWNNNKQSKIIVSGGKGEGEKISEAAALKNYLLEKKVPEDRILLEDTSTSTIENLQNSKDLYDIKEVTIATSDFHLFRAITIAEKIGIKAHPLAAKTPNSVKVSLTLRELLAIGKMKVLGY; from the coding sequence TTGAAAAAAGTAAAATTTGCTATCCTCACAACTGCCGTACTGTTGATAGCCTGTACATCCTTTTACTATGTAAAAATGAAAAGAACCTCTGCTATAACACCCCCTGACGGAATACCTTATATTATTATCCTCGGGGCTAAAGTGGACGGCGAAACATTATCAAAAGTGCTTAAAAACCGGGCTGATGCTGCCCTTTCTTATTGGAATAATAATAAACAGTCTAAAATTATTGTATCTGGCGGTAAAGGAGAGGGAGAAAAGATATCAGAGGCTGCAGCACTCAAAAACTATCTTCTTGAAAAGAAAGTGCCGGAAGATAGGATACTCTTGGAAGATACGTCTACTTCTACTATTGAAAACCTACAAAACAGTAAGGACTTATATGACATAAAGGAAGTGACTATTGCCACAAGTGATTTCCACCTTTTCAGGGCAATCACAATTGCTGAAAAAATTGGTATCAAAGCACACCCTCTCGCGGCCAAAACACCGAACTCAGTGAAAGTCTCGTTAACATTGCGAGAATTGTTGGCTATTGGCAAAATGAAGGTGCTTGGATATTAA
- a CDS encoding DedA family protein yields MGIALGLMVEVIPSEIVLSYGGYLIHTGHINFFGALLAGVIGGTIAQLFLYWIALYGGRPFIDKYGKYILIKSSHVDASEKWFLKYGTGMIFLARFIPVVRHAISIPAGLARMPIGQFTLYTTAAIIPWTVLFLLLGMRLGDHWENIETYAKPYITPIIIAAVLLLGAYILLQIRKKNK; encoded by the coding sequence ATGGGTATAGCATTAGGATTAATGGTTGAAGTAATTCCAAGTGAAATCGTGCTAAGCTATGGAGGGTATTTAATCCATACCGGCCATATCAATTTTTTCGGCGCCCTGCTTGCCGGTGTCATCGGCGGAACAATTGCCCAGCTATTTTTATATTGGATCGCTCTTTACGGTGGAAGACCTTTTATCGACAAATATGGAAAGTATATTTTAATCAAAAGCTCTCATGTTGATGCTTCTGAAAAATGGTTTCTTAAGTACGGAACAGGCATGATTTTCCTTGCCCGGTTTATCCCTGTAGTTAGACATGCTATTTCCATACCGGCCGGTCTTGCGAGAATGCCGATTGGGCAGTTTACGTTATATACAACTGCAGCCATCATCCCATGGACCGTTTTGTTTTTATTGCTGGGAATGAGACTTGGCGACCATTGGGAGAATATTGAGACATATGCTAAGCCATACATCACACCAATTATCATTGCAGCAGTCTTATTGCTTGGTGCGTATATACTTCTGCAAATCCGCAAAAAAAATAAATAA
- a CDS encoding GNAT family N-acetyltransferase, which produces MLKKRELEDCAVLYELMKHSDVFPFVRQKAASYEEYLFVTKQTIEAEEKGELISRTILDEWHNPIGTINLYDIQDGIGFLGTWIGKPYHGKGYNKIAKELFFSEAFFELNINSILMRIREHNLRSIKAAEKLPYAVHANETRKTIVEKLKEETGVSYELFEVPKDVFTLYTMRSTIDQTDGLMEA; this is translated from the coding sequence ATGCTGAAAAAACGTGAATTGGAAGATTGTGCTGTTCTTTATGAATTAATGAAGCATTCAGATGTGTTTCCATTTGTTCGCCAAAAGGCAGCATCTTATGAAGAATATTTGTTTGTCACAAAACAAACAATTGAAGCGGAAGAAAAAGGAGAACTAATTTCTCGCACCATTCTTGATGAATGGCATAACCCGATTGGAACGATCAATCTGTATGATATACAAGACGGAATCGGTTTTTTAGGAACCTGGATTGGCAAGCCATATCACGGAAAAGGATACAATAAAATTGCCAAGGAACTGTTTTTTTCAGAAGCTTTCTTTGAATTAAATATTAACAGTATCTTAATGCGTATAAGAGAGCATAATCTTCGTTCTATTAAAGCAGCAGAAAAGCTCCCTTATGCCGTCCATGCCAATGAAACAAGAAAAACAATTGTAGAAAAACTCAAGGAAGAAACAGGAGTCAGCTACGAATTATTTGAAGTTCCTAAGGATGTTTTTACACTATACACAATGCGCTCAACGATAGACCAGACAGATGGTCTTATGGAGGCTTAA
- a CDS encoding mechanosensitive ion channel family protein gives MSDFLDTNIWASLLLSIIVVATSLLLRKWFTSHLFAMVLSYTQTKKIHAASTILVAFEKPIRWVFVVIGMQLAFQFLPFQTISAAWESSLVRSCFVALLTWGLFNLSNVTTLLFPKLMTKLDINVDKIIVPFLTKMLKTLVFLFGFSIIAQEWGFNINGFIAGLGLGGLAFALAAKETVSNLFGGIVLITEKPFTIGDWIKTPSVEGTIEDITFRSTKVRTFAQALVTVPNSTLANEPIINWSKMGKRQVSFYLKLDILTKTEKLHMTISDIKQLLQHHEDVHPETILVSFESMNDTSADILIYFFTKATDYVGYLQTKEDINFQIISILEKRNVLFSVPKSAIYLESAKQDNNKESMERLLSHG, from the coding sequence ATGAGTGATTTTTTAGACACCAATATTTGGGCCAGCCTGCTGCTGTCTATAATTGTAGTTGCGACAAGTCTATTGCTAAGAAAGTGGTTTACCAGCCATTTGTTTGCAATGGTCCTTTCCTATACACAAACGAAAAAGATTCATGCAGCAAGCACTATTCTTGTTGCCTTTGAAAAACCGATACGCTGGGTGTTTGTCGTGATAGGCATGCAGTTAGCTTTCCAGTTCCTCCCCTTTCAAACCATATCTGCAGCATGGGAATCAAGCCTTGTCCGCTCTTGCTTTGTTGCCTTATTAACATGGGGTTTGTTTAATCTAAGCAATGTGACAACACTGCTCTTTCCAAAGCTGATGACAAAGCTGGATATAAATGTTGATAAAATTATTGTTCCTTTTCTGACAAAAATGCTAAAAACACTTGTTTTCCTGTTCGGATTCAGCATTATTGCCCAAGAATGGGGCTTTAACATAAACGGCTTTATCGCTGGACTTGGTCTAGGTGGACTTGCGTTTGCTCTTGCAGCAAAGGAAACGGTCAGCAACCTTTTTGGAGGTATCGTGTTAATTACAGAAAAGCCGTTTACGATCGGTGATTGGATTAAGACTCCAAGTGTGGAAGGCACGATTGAAGATATCACCTTCCGCAGTACAAAGGTCCGGACATTCGCACAAGCCCTCGTAACTGTTCCTAATTCGACCCTTGCCAATGAACCGATTATCAATTGGTCTAAAATGGGGAAGCGGCAAGTCTCCTTTTACTTAAAGTTAGATATTCTTACAAAAACAGAAAAATTACATATGACTATTTCTGACATAAAGCAATTACTGCAGCATCATGAGGATGTACATCCTGAAACCATTCTCGTTTCCTTTGAGTCAATGAATGATACTAGTGCTGACATATTAATTTATTTCTTTACAAAGGCAACTGATTATGTCGGCTATTTACAAACAAAAGAGGATATTAATTTTCAAATAATTAGTATTCTAGAAAAGAGAAATGTATTATTTTCTGTTCCGAAAAGTGCTATTTATTTAGAAAGTGCAAAACAGGATAACAACAAAGAGTCGATGGAGCGCCTTCTTTCCCACGGGTAA
- a CDS encoding patatin-like phospholipase family protein, translating to MKEKVGLVLEGGGMRGVYTAGALECFLEHEVYFPYVIGVSAGASYGASYLSKQVGRNKRVSLDFVTDPRYMSWRNFRQTGQFFGMDFIYNQIPNTMVPFDYHAFYENEAEFKIGATDIQTGESVFYGKQDYKQELLKALEASSSLPFLAPIVDFKGKKLLDGGIADPIPLKKAVEDGFTKNVVILTRNLGYRKSKSRFSFFIKRKYPQFSGLQQAMQARYKNYNETLEYIEQEERNGNILVIRPQEKLIVGRMERNPQKLENLYMQGFRDAKAALVQMKEHEYM from the coding sequence ATGAAAGAAAAGGTAGGACTAGTGCTTGAGGGAGGCGGCATGCGAGGTGTGTATACAGCAGGAGCCCTTGAGTGCTTTTTAGAACATGAGGTATATTTCCCATATGTGATTGGTGTTTCGGCAGGAGCCAGTTATGGAGCATCTTATCTTTCCAAGCAAGTTGGCAGGAATAAAAGAGTTAGTTTGGATTTTGTTACAGATCCCCGCTATATGTCTTGGCGGAACTTTCGGCAAACAGGCCAGTTTTTTGGGATGGATTTCATTTACAATCAAATCCCCAATACGATGGTGCCATTTGATTATCATGCCTTTTACGAAAATGAAGCGGAGTTTAAAATTGGGGCAACTGATATTCAAACAGGTGAAAGTGTCTTTTATGGTAAGCAGGATTATAAACAGGAACTGCTGAAGGCGTTAGAAGCATCGAGTTCTTTGCCGTTTTTGGCACCGATTGTAGATTTTAAAGGGAAAAAGCTGTTGGACGGGGGCATTGCTGATCCTATCCCCCTTAAGAAGGCGGTAGAGGATGGCTTCACAAAAAATGTCGTCATTTTGACAAGGAATTTAGGATATCGTAAATCAAAATCGCGGTTTTCGTTTTTCATAAAACGCAAATACCCTCAATTTTCCGGATTACAGCAAGCTATGCAGGCAAGGTATAAAAATTATAATGAAACGCTTGAATATATTGAACAAGAAGAACGGAATGGAAACATACTTGTCATAAGACCACAGGAAAAATTGATTGTCGGACGTATGGAAAGAAATCCTCAAAAACTCGAAAATTTGTATATGCAAGGCTTTCGTGATGCAAAAGCAGCACTTGTACAGATGAAAGAGCATGAATATATGTAA
- a CDS encoding MATE family efflux transporter — translation MKQTFTTKQKLNQMLVILLPVLVTQVGMFGLTFFDTTMSGHYSPTDLAGVAVGSSLWTPIYTGLSGILLAVPPIVAQLVGRKEESKVSFSVIQAIYLSLSMAVLLIVFGFIFLKPILQLMGLESDVQEIAFRYLAALSTGIIPIFLYFVLRSFIDALGQTQVTMFITLSALPVNILLNYLLINGIWIFPELGGVGTGYATSITYWYMLLTALHIVYHNQPFAGFKLLSKLHRISWEKWKEILKIGVPIGFSIFFETSIFSAVTLLMSNYDTNTIAAHQSAINFASLLYMVPLSISTALTILVGFEVGAGRLKDAKKYSWMGVLTAIIIAFVSGIILLAFRQQIAGIYTNDAEVLKLTAGFLIYAIFFQLSDAIQAPVQGALRGYKDVNITLIMTLISYWVIGLPSGYLFANYTSLGPYGYWIGLIVGLATGAAFLSSRLYSLQKKHITLATK, via the coding sequence ATGAAACAAACCTTTACAACAAAGCAAAAACTAAATCAGATGCTAGTTATATTACTGCCTGTTCTTGTTACACAGGTTGGTATGTTTGGTCTTACCTTCTTTGATACAACCATGTCTGGTCATTACAGCCCAACTGATTTAGCTGGGGTTGCTGTTGGCAGTTCCTTATGGACACCGATTTATACTGGCTTAAGCGGTATATTGCTTGCTGTTCCTCCGATTGTCGCACAGCTGGTTGGAAGAAAAGAAGAATCAAAAGTAAGTTTTTCTGTTATTCAAGCCATCTATTTAAGTTTATCCATGGCAGTTTTATTAATTGTTTTTGGTTTTATTTTTTTGAAGCCAATCCTTCAATTAATGGGACTTGAGTCAGATGTCCAAGAAATTGCCTTTCGTTATTTGGCCGCACTTAGCACAGGTATTATTCCTATCTTTTTATATTTTGTATTGCGGTCCTTTATTGATGCACTTGGGCAAACTCAAGTGACGATGTTTATCACCCTTTCGGCATTACCTGTTAATATTCTACTGAATTATTTATTGATAAACGGCATTTGGATTTTCCCTGAGTTAGGCGGGGTTGGGACAGGATATGCTACAAGCATTACCTATTGGTATATGCTGCTGACTGCTCTTCATATTGTTTATCATAATCAACCATTTGCTGGATTTAAGCTGTTAAGTAAGCTTCATCGTATTTCGTGGGAAAAATGGAAAGAGATTCTGAAGATAGGTGTACCCATCGGCTTTTCGATCTTTTTTGAGACAAGCATTTTCAGTGCAGTTACACTGCTAATGAGTAATTATGATACGAATACGATTGCTGCCCATCAATCTGCTATAAACTTTGCTTCCCTCCTTTATATGGTTCCGCTTAGCATTTCAACTGCTTTGACCATTCTAGTTGGATTTGAAGTTGGTGCAGGCAGGCTGAAGGATGCAAAAAAATACAGTTGGATGGGAGTATTAACTGCTATCATTATCGCGTTTGTGAGCGGCATTATTCTGCTTGCTTTCCGCCAACAAATTGCAGGAATATATACAAATGATGCGGAAGTACTTAAGCTTACAGCTGGCTTCCTTATATATGCGATTTTCTTCCAGCTATCAGATGCCATCCAGGCACCAGTTCAAGGAGCATTACGGGGTTATAAGGATGTTAACATCACTTTGATTATGACGCTTATTAGCTATTGGGTAATCGGCCTGCCTTCAGGCTATCTTTTTGCTAATTACACAAGTCTTGGTCCATATGGTTATTGGATTGGCTTAATCGTTGGGTTAGCAACTGGTGCTGCCTTCTTATCGAGCAGACTTTATTCTCTCCAAAAGAAGCATATTACCTTAGCAACAAAATAG